One Burkholderia pyrrocinia DNA segment encodes these proteins:
- a CDS encoding efflux RND transporter periplasmic adaptor subunit, producing MEEKHHSSVGIQVDEHGMHLPTRTSVSRRGRIVLVVIVVLLAAGAARTIVVNVLNRNRLDAIAEQNTRQYVNVVRPVDAATGGKLTLPGTLRGFVEAPIYARASGYVLRWQADIGAHVKQGQVLAELDTPELNQELAQATAQRQQAQAALALAKTSFDRAQQLRQRDAVSQQELDDRQGAFNQGTANLAAADANMRRLTELKGFQRIVAPIDGIVTQRNVDVGDLVGSGNAGRSLFTVVQADRLRLYVQVPQAYAQQVKVGQHVSVTQAELPGRTFDGTITRTSEAIDVATRSLQIEITLPNPDARLLPGAYVQATLPMTPVGRLQIPANTLLFRAEGPTVATVDANGQVRLKPVTVVRTIGQTLEVDGPLTPNDRLVANPSDALANGDPVVVSTPAAKPASAAAGAKS from the coding sequence ATGGAAGAGAAACATCACAGCTCCGTCGGCATCCAGGTGGACGAACACGGCATGCACCTGCCGACGCGCACGTCGGTGTCGCGGCGCGGGCGAATCGTACTGGTCGTGATCGTCGTGCTGCTGGCCGCGGGCGCCGCGCGCACGATCGTCGTCAACGTGCTGAACCGCAACCGGCTCGACGCGATCGCCGAGCAGAACACGCGCCAGTACGTGAACGTCGTGCGCCCGGTCGACGCGGCCACCGGCGGCAAGCTGACGCTGCCCGGCACGCTGCGCGGCTTCGTCGAGGCGCCGATCTACGCGCGCGCGAGCGGCTATGTGCTGCGCTGGCAGGCCGACATCGGCGCGCACGTGAAGCAGGGGCAAGTGCTCGCCGAACTCGACACGCCCGAGCTGAACCAGGAGCTCGCACAGGCCACCGCGCAACGGCAGCAGGCGCAGGCGGCGCTCGCGCTCGCGAAGACGTCGTTCGACCGCGCGCAGCAGTTGCGCCAGCGCGATGCCGTGTCGCAGCAGGAACTCGACGACCGCCAGGGCGCATTCAACCAGGGCACCGCGAACCTCGCCGCGGCCGATGCGAACATGCGCCGGCTCACCGAACTGAAGGGCTTCCAGCGGATCGTCGCGCCGATCGACGGGATCGTCACGCAGCGCAACGTCGACGTCGGCGATCTCGTCGGCTCCGGCAACGCGGGCCGCTCGCTGTTCACCGTCGTGCAGGCCGACCGGCTGCGCCTCTACGTACAGGTGCCGCAGGCGTACGCGCAGCAGGTGAAGGTCGGCCAGCACGTGAGCGTCACGCAGGCCGAGCTGCCGGGCCGGACCTTCGACGGCACGATCACGCGCACGTCCGAAGCGATCGATGTCGCGACGCGCTCGCTGCAGATCGAGATCACGCTGCCGAACCCGGATGCACGGCTGCTGCCCGGCGCGTACGTGCAGGCGACGCTGCCGATGACACCGGTCGGCCGCCTGCAGATCCCCGCCAATACGCTGCTGTTCCGCGCCGAAGGCCCGACGGTCGCGACCGTCGACGCGAACGGCCAGGTCCGCCTGAAACCGGTGACGGTCGTGCGCACGATCGGGCAGACGCTCGAAGTCGACGGGCCGCTCACGCCGAACGACCGCCTCGTCGCGAACCCGAGCGACGCGCTCGCGAACGGCGACCCGGTCGTCGTGTCGACGCCGGCGGCAAAACCCGCATCGGCCGCCGCGGGAGCGAAGTCGTGA
- a CDS encoding efflux transporter outer membrane subunit, whose product MIATRARVRPAALVAVVAAAAVAGCTVGPDYRRPAVDTPAAWRLDPADAYWHPAAPARAPLDPAWWTAFGDPQLDALETDALRNNQNLKVVAARYDQAKATLASVASAQYPAVGLNASGQRFKISADRPRTNYATQNASTVQNDIQVGASVSYELDLFGRVRRSVESAQASTEQAHDDFANARLVLTADLASSYFALRELDTEIDVVKRSIDLQQKALDYVNARHELGAVSGLDLLQQRAQLDATRTQLQLLIQQRTQVETAIATLVGTPAPEFSLPPRVVPINAPALPTGMPSDLLQRRPDVASAERAMAAANAQIGVARAAYFPRITLSPDIGWDATRFAGLFTVPALLWSVGASVSQPLFEGGKLKAGVDFAQAGYAAAQASYRQTVLTAFQEVQNAVTGLSVLADAAQQASAAVDDARKLVSLAQDRYAGGLTPFIDVLTAQQQLLTSERQAVQIQGQRATLVVFLAKALGGGWDGGATNGPAPSDVAAAGPQRTAGVDP is encoded by the coding sequence GTGATCGCGACGCGCGCCCGCGTGCGGCCCGCTGCGCTCGTCGCCGTCGTGGCGGCAGCCGCCGTCGCCGGCTGCACGGTCGGCCCCGACTACCGGCGCCCGGCCGTCGATACGCCGGCCGCATGGCGACTCGACCCGGCCGACGCGTACTGGCACCCGGCCGCGCCGGCCCGTGCGCCGCTCGATCCGGCGTGGTGGACCGCGTTCGGCGATCCGCAGCTCGATGCGCTCGAAACCGACGCGCTGCGCAACAACCAGAACCTGAAGGTCGTCGCCGCGCGCTACGACCAGGCGAAGGCAACGCTCGCATCGGTCGCGTCCGCGCAGTATCCGGCCGTCGGCCTGAACGCGAGCGGCCAGCGCTTCAAGATCTCCGCCGACCGGCCGCGGACCAACTACGCGACGCAAAACGCATCGACGGTGCAGAACGACATCCAGGTCGGTGCGAGCGTCAGCTACGAACTCGACCTGTTCGGCCGCGTGCGGCGCAGCGTCGAATCCGCGCAGGCGAGCACCGAGCAGGCGCACGACGATTTCGCGAACGCGCGCCTCGTGCTGACCGCCGATCTCGCATCGAGCTATTTCGCGCTGCGCGAACTCGACACCGAGATCGACGTCGTCAAGCGCTCGATCGACCTGCAGCAAAAGGCGCTCGACTACGTGAACGCGCGCCACGAACTCGGCGCGGTATCGGGCCTCGACCTGCTGCAGCAGCGCGCACAGCTCGACGCGACGCGCACGCAGTTGCAGTTGCTGATCCAGCAGCGCACGCAGGTCGAAACCGCGATCGCGACGCTGGTCGGCACGCCGGCCCCCGAGTTCTCGCTGCCGCCGCGCGTGGTGCCGATCAACGCGCCCGCGCTGCCGACCGGCATGCCGAGCGACCTGCTGCAGCGGCGCCCCGACGTCGCGTCGGCCGAGCGCGCGATGGCCGCCGCGAACGCGCAGATCGGCGTCGCGCGCGCCGCGTATTTCCCGCGCATCACGCTGTCGCCGGACATCGGCTGGGATGCGACGCGCTTCGCGGGCCTGTTCACCGTGCCGGCGCTGCTGTGGTCGGTCGGCGCGTCGGTCAGCCAGCCGCTGTTCGAAGGCGGCAAGCTGAAGGCCGGCGTCGATTTCGCGCAGGCCGGTTATGCCGCCGCGCAGGCCAGCTACCGGCAGACCGTGCTCACTGCATTCCAGGAGGTGCAAAATGCGGTGACGGGCCTGTCGGTGCTGGCCGACGCCGCGCAGCAGGCATCGGCGGCCGTCGACGATGCGCGCAAGCTCGTGTCGCTCGCGCAGGATCGCTACGCGGGCGGCCTGACACCATTCATCGACGTACTGACGGCCCAGCAGCAACTGCTGACGAGCGAGCGCCAGGCCGTGCAGATCCAGGGCCAGCGCGCGACGCTCGTCGTCTTTCTCGCGAAGGCGCTCGGCGGCGGCTGGGACGGCGGCGCGACGAACGGCCCCGCGCCGTCCGACGTCGCGGCGGCCGGTCCGCAGCGCACCGCGGGCGTCGACCCTTAA
- a CDS encoding heavy metal response regulator transcription factor — protein sequence MKVLIVEDEPKVVEYLKSGLTEEGWVVDTALDGEDGAWKAVEFDYDVVVLDVMLPKLDGFGVLRALRAQKQTPVIMLTARDRVDDRVRGLRGGADDYLTKPFSFLELIERLRALTRRARVQESTLISIGDLRVDLIGRRATRDGTRLDLTAQEFQLLGVLARRSGEVLSKTTIAELVWDVNFDSNANVVETAIKRLRAKLDGPFADKLLHTIRGMGYVLEAREDGDTERHA from the coding sequence ATGAAAGTCCTGATCGTCGAAGACGAACCGAAAGTCGTCGAATACCTGAAGAGCGGCCTGACCGAGGAAGGCTGGGTCGTCGACACCGCGCTCGACGGCGAAGACGGCGCGTGGAAGGCCGTCGAATTCGACTACGACGTGGTCGTGCTCGACGTGATGCTGCCGAAGCTCGACGGCTTCGGCGTGCTGCGCGCGTTGCGCGCGCAGAAGCAGACGCCCGTCATCATGCTGACCGCGCGCGACCGCGTCGACGACCGCGTGCGCGGGCTGCGCGGCGGCGCCGACGACTACCTGACCAAGCCCTTCTCGTTCCTCGAACTGATCGAACGGCTGCGCGCGCTGACGCGCCGCGCGCGCGTGCAGGAATCGACGCTGATCTCGATCGGCGACCTGCGCGTCGACCTGATCGGCCGCCGCGCGACCCGCGACGGCACGCGCCTCGACCTGACCGCGCAGGAATTCCAGTTGCTCGGCGTGCTCGCGCGGCGCAGCGGCGAGGTGCTGTCGAAGACGACGATCGCCGAACTCGTGTGGGACGTGAACTTCGACAGCAACGCGAACGTCGTCGAGACGGCGATCAAGCGCCTGCGCGCGAAACTCGACGGCCCGTTCGCGGACAAGCTGCTGCACACGATCCGCGGGATGGGCTACGTGCTCGAGGCGCGCGAGGACGGCGACACCGAGAGGCACGCTTGA